The Latilactobacillus sakei subsp. sakei DSM 20017 = JCM 1157 genome includes a window with the following:
- a CDS encoding YlbF family regulator produces MTVNIYDDANQMATNLQTLPQFLGLQNAFAALKKDDIAFTMFKKFQTQQMTLQQKQMQGEELTDDEIQEIQELAQKIGDIDAIKNLMEQERQLSQLMDELNQIISKPIADIYQG; encoded by the coding sequence ATGACAGTCAATATTTATGATGATGCTAACCAAATGGCAACTAATTTACAAACATTACCACAATTTTTAGGCTTGCAAAATGCTTTTGCAGCACTTAAGAAGGATGATATTGCCTTCACAATGTTCAAGAAATTCCAAACACAACAAATGACTTTACAACAAAAACAAATGCAAGGTGAAGAATTAACGGATGACGAAATCCAAGAAATTCAAGAACTTGCTCAAAAAATCGGTGATATCGATGCCATCAAGAACTTGATGGAACAAGAACGCCAATTAAGCCAATTGATGGATGAATTAAATCAAATCATCTCAAAACCAATTGCTGATATCTACCAAGGCTAA
- a CDS encoding metallophosphoesterase family protein translates to MKFIHAADAHIDSPFVGLKKASTNLWTTIHESTFTAFEKLVQTAIDEAVDFVLLVGDSFDQEAQSLQVQNFLKQQFERLNAVEIPVYLSYGNHDYWDPNQIHFDFPKNVHVFTTAVEAKTLTTKAQETVTIVGFSYGQRWLETDQTTQFPPRAATTYTIGTLHGSQSTASDADHYAPFTLSELNQLQYDYWALGHIHKRQILQERPYVIYPGNLQGRHKNEPGEKGFYLVTAQAGQFELEFKPTTVIEWQRQRFEIPENPSLNQLQEALSQQLAQSETASLVALELTHAERLSSDLIQRVNNGELLVYLQAALESSAVMHWPYALKLQFAAQQQFSQIDQAYWQAAADKIFTPDYILEKAQPLLKEKFIREALEEPDFQEDLKTAAETILQEKKLED, encoded by the coding sequence ATGAAATTTATTCACGCGGCTGATGCGCATATTGATAGTCCGTTTGTGGGACTAAAAAAAGCGTCAACCAATTTATGGACGACGATTCACGAATCAACTTTTACCGCCTTTGAAAAATTAGTGCAGACTGCCATTGATGAAGCTGTTGATTTTGTTTTATTAGTGGGTGATTCATTTGATCAAGAGGCCCAGAGTTTGCAGGTCCAAAACTTTTTGAAACAACAATTTGAACGCTTAAACGCTGTTGAAATCCCAGTTTATCTCAGTTACGGGAATCATGATTACTGGGATCCCAATCAAATTCATTTCGATTTTCCGAAAAACGTCCATGTTTTTACAACGGCTGTTGAAGCTAAAACACTAACAACTAAAGCGCAAGAAACGGTCACGATTGTTGGTTTTAGTTACGGGCAACGGTGGTTAGAAACGGATCAAACGACACAATTTCCACCACGAGCTGCCACGACTTATACAATTGGGACTTTGCATGGTAGCCAGAGTACGGCATCTGATGCGGATCATTACGCACCGTTTACGTTAAGTGAACTCAACCAACTACAATATGATTATTGGGCACTAGGACATATTCATAAACGCCAAATCTTACAAGAACGGCCTTATGTGATTTACCCGGGTAATTTACAAGGCCGGCATAAGAACGAACCTGGTGAAAAGGGTTTTTATTTAGTGACAGCTCAAGCCGGTCAATTCGAGCTTGAATTTAAACCGACGACGGTGATTGAATGGCAACGTCAACGATTTGAAATCCCTGAAAATCCAAGCTTGAATCAATTGCAAGAAGCGTTGAGTCAGCAATTAGCACAGAGTGAAACGGCGAGTTTGGTGGCTTTGGAATTGACGCACGCTGAACGGTTATCGAGTGATTTGATTCAACGTGTCAATAATGGCGAATTACTCGTTTATTTACAAGCAGCCCTTGAGTCTAGCGCTGTCATGCATTGGCCATACGCGCTTAAACTACAGTTTGCGGCCCAACAACAATTTAGCCAGATTGATCAGGCCTATTGGCAAGCGGCGGCTGATAAGATCTTTACGCCAGATTACATCTTGGAAAAGGCCCAACCGCTTCTGAAAGAAAAATTCATCCGAGAAGCACTCGAAGAACCCGATTTTCAAGAGGATTTGAAGACCGCGGCCGAAACGATTCTACAAGAAAAGAAGCTGGAGGACTAA
- a CDS encoding ABC transporter ATP-binding protein, which produces MSLEIKQLTGGYAHVPVLQEVSFTVPNQQVVGLIGLNGAGKSTTIKHIIGLLTPQKGTITLNGVTLQSNPDQYRQSMAYVPETPVLYPELTLREHLELTMMAYDLDFEKTWAKAMVLLKKFRLDNKLDWFPVHFSKGMRQKVMIVNAFMTDADLFIIDEPFTGLDPLAIHDLLDIIADKKAAGAAILMSTHILATAQQYADSFVLLNQGKVRTTGTLEELKAEFNMADANLDDIYLQMTKEG; this is translated from the coding sequence ATGAGTTTAGAAATTAAGCAATTAACGGGTGGTTACGCCCACGTACCAGTGCTCCAAGAAGTGAGTTTTACAGTTCCCAATCAACAGGTTGTCGGCTTGATTGGCTTAAATGGGGCTGGTAAATCAACGACCATTAAACATATTATCGGATTATTAACGCCACAAAAGGGTACGATTACGCTCAATGGTGTCACGTTGCAATCCAATCCGGATCAATACCGCCAAAGCATGGCTTACGTGCCGGAAACGCCAGTTCTTTACCCCGAGTTAACATTACGGGAACATCTAGAACTAACGATGATGGCTTACGATTTAGATTTTGAGAAGACTTGGGCTAAAGCGATGGTGTTATTGAAGAAGTTCCGACTCGACAATAAGTTGGACTGGTTCCCAGTTCATTTTTCAAAAGGGATGCGTCAAAAAGTGATGATTGTCAACGCCTTTATGACTGATGCCGATTTATTCATCATTGATGAACCTTTTACAGGTCTTGATCCACTCGCCATTCACGATTTATTGGACATTATTGCTGATAAAAAGGCGGCGGGGGCGGCTATTTTGATGTCGACCCATATTTTGGCCACGGCGCAACAATACGCCGATTCTTTTGTCCTATTGAATCAAGGCAAGGTCCGAACAACTGGGACGCTTGAAGAACTGAAAGCAGAATTTAACATGGCAGATGCAAACTTAGATGATATCTATTTGCAAATGACGAAAGAAGGTTAA
- a CDS encoding ATP-binding protein, whose protein sequence is MRIKTINIFGFGKWHDQTIDLQTDYQVLYGQNEAGKSTITAFIKGVLFGFATGKQKYEQYLPKSGAQYGGELIVDHHDREITIRRVAGKAGGEVTIIDQGKEFGADYLNQLIAPADKALFTQIFETNQQDLNQIFGLTADDFMQHLLTIGAVGSHEWLAFEASLDKASQQIYKPSGRKWPLNKALKQYPEIEQAVSQAKAANQQYESNDQQLQQALQTLKQDQAALAEVQGQKNQQQQLLERWPKYVEWQALQASLATTQPFDSTLYAQYQKIEEQRQESQAALADAQQAVATIQETLDQTGEFRFYQTHQAEIDGLLEQWSTRQKQAQQLALQQTQLTQLTSEQAALAAKYQWPTTETLPTVLSADQLEQLQVANTTYEQTQTTNRVLTDQLTTLTDQVAEQEQLVTILETPAEVASPTPMSNICLGLGVVGLLGIFLPGGLKAIALLGLGLLGYGLYTKYQGQQKQTADTTQKAQWQQALAKLDQLQADLQEKQTALADGQQALSTSQQQVATLLSTNGYPNEATVTQVMNQQDALARMQHLQALIAQQSAEINASQADLTDYFEQFAFAHDWLGALQGEPLHNLAQIEQFKDRLDQLKQALAQDNERYEYQQQQVTRLQRQDQERQAQQADLLEKAQLKTAAELAQCAAAEQQRQVQQQRQIDLEHELTSYLPQLQAFEDQAALETAIAQLTQQTATLTAAIQTQQQTIAELQVVQQKLVDSDAYQRQKQAQLNAEADIIGLAQDWLAKQLAIDWIQATLTAASQERFPRLLAKATQYFAILTQNRYIEITFEAATLTVLRQDQVLFEVGELSQGTAEQLYIALRFAFAEEIADVVSLPLLVDDGFVNFDDQRQAAVWQLLQNLSGAHQVIYLTANPRTEAAFGTEHWLNLEKVGLANDD, encoded by the coding sequence ATGCGGATTAAAACAATTAACATCTTTGGCTTTGGTAAGTGGCACGATCAAACAATTGATTTACAAACCGATTACCAGGTTTTATACGGTCAAAATGAAGCTGGTAAATCAACCATCACGGCTTTTATCAAAGGCGTTTTGTTTGGTTTTGCAACTGGTAAGCAAAAGTATGAACAATACCTCCCTAAAAGTGGCGCGCAGTATGGTGGCGAGTTAATCGTTGACCACCACGATCGCGAGATTACGATTCGGCGGGTTGCTGGTAAAGCCGGTGGCGAGGTAACCATTATTGATCAGGGCAAGGAGTTTGGTGCGGATTATTTGAACCAATTGATTGCGCCCGCAGACAAAGCCCTCTTTACGCAAATTTTTGAGACCAATCAACAGGATCTAAATCAGATTTTTGGGCTAACTGCCGATGATTTTATGCAACATCTTTTAACGATTGGTGCGGTTGGTAGTCATGAATGGCTTGCTTTTGAAGCTAGCTTAGATAAGGCTAGTCAGCAAATCTATAAACCATCCGGACGCAAGTGGCCACTTAATAAGGCCTTAAAGCAGTATCCGGAAATTGAACAGGCTGTTAGCCAGGCTAAAGCGGCTAATCAGCAATACGAAAGCAACGACCAACAATTACAACAGGCGCTTCAGACGCTGAAGCAAGATCAGGCAGCACTAGCTGAAGTTCAGGGACAAAAAAACCAGCAGCAACAATTACTAGAACGCTGGCCGAAGTATGTAGAATGGCAGGCTTTACAAGCATCCTTAGCGACAACGCAGCCTTTTGATAGCACTTTGTATGCGCAATATCAAAAAATCGAAGAACAACGCCAAGAATCTCAAGCAGCATTAGCGGATGCTCAGCAAGCTGTGGCGACGATTCAAGAAACGCTTGATCAAACGGGAGAATTCCGGTTCTATCAAACACACCAAGCTGAAATTGATGGGTTACTGGAGCAATGGTCAACACGGCAAAAGCAAGCGCAACAGTTAGCCTTGCAACAAACACAGTTGACGCAGTTGACGAGCGAACAAGCGGCATTAGCTGCTAAGTATCAATGGCCGACGACTGAAACATTACCAACTGTTTTAAGCGCCGACCAGCTAGAACAGTTACAAGTTGCCAATACCACCTACGAACAAACGCAAACGACCAACCGCGTTTTAACGGATCAATTAACAACCTTGACTGACCAGGTGGCTGAACAAGAACAATTAGTCACCATTTTAGAAACACCCGCGGAAGTTGCTAGTCCAACACCGATGAGCAATATTTGTTTAGGATTAGGGGTTGTTGGTTTATTAGGCATCTTTTTACCGGGGGGCTTGAAAGCAATTGCTTTGTTAGGACTCGGGTTACTTGGCTATGGGTTATACACCAAGTATCAAGGGCAACAAAAACAAACGGCTGATACAACCCAAAAGGCGCAGTGGCAACAAGCACTCGCTAAACTCGATCAGTTACAAGCCGACCTTCAGGAAAAACAAACAGCACTTGCAGATGGGCAGCAGGCTTTAAGCACAAGTCAACAACAAGTCGCTACGCTTTTAAGCACGAATGGTTATCCGAACGAAGCAACGGTGACACAAGTTATGAACCAACAAGATGCCTTGGCGCGGATGCAACACTTACAAGCATTAATTGCCCAACAAAGTGCTGAGATTAACGCGAGCCAAGCTGACTTAACTGATTATTTTGAACAGTTTGCGTTTGCGCACGATTGGCTAGGGGCGCTTCAAGGCGAACCACTGCATAATTTGGCGCAAATTGAACAATTTAAGGATCGACTTGATCAATTGAAACAAGCTCTCGCACAAGATAATGAACGCTATGAATATCAACAACAACAAGTGACACGCTTGCAAAGACAAGACCAAGAACGACAAGCCCAACAAGCTGACTTGCTTGAAAAAGCCCAGCTCAAAACGGCCGCTGAACTAGCGCAATGTGCAGCTGCTGAACAGCAACGCCAAGTGCAACAACAACGTCAAATAGATCTTGAACATGAATTGACAAGTTATTTGCCACAATTACAAGCTTTTGAGGACCAAGCAGCCCTCGAAACGGCAATTGCACAATTAACGCAACAAACGGCGACGTTAACGGCAGCAATTCAAACACAACAACAGACGATTGCCGAGTTACAAGTTGTTCAGCAAAAGTTAGTTGATAGCGATGCTTATCAACGACAAAAGCAAGCACAATTAAACGCTGAAGCCGACATTATCGGTTTAGCACAGGATTGGTTGGCCAAACAATTGGCAATCGATTGGATTCAAGCGACCCTAACAGCAGCTTCACAAGAACGATTCCCACGTTTATTAGCAAAAGCTACGCAATACTTTGCAATTCTAACGCAGAATCGGTATATTGAAATTACTTTCGAAGCGGCAACTTTAACTGTCCTTCGACAAGACCAGGTTCTATTTGAAGTCGGCGAACTTTCACAAGGAACGGCAGAGCAATTATACATTGCATTACGTTTTGCGTTTGCAGAAGAGATTGCCGATGTTGTCTCACTACCATTATTGGTAGATGACGGGTTCGTCAATTTCGATGATCAACGGCAAGCAGCGGTTTGGCAATTATTGCAAAATCTCAGCGGCGCACATCAAGTGATTTACTTGACGGCTAATCCGCGAACTGAGGCCGCCTTTGGCACGGAACACTGGTTAAACTTAGAGAAGGTAGGGTTAGCAAATGACGACTAA
- a CDS encoding ABC transporter permease — protein sequence MRQLWQKRVRQHIQEQVKYLKLVFNDHFVLALIFLLGALGYTYANAVKGLDPKAWWLKLLLSLVLLAAVSFGRFATLLKEADSVFLLPKESDLPVYLKAARGYSAWLPVIFTGLVTGLIAPTLLITKSVPSWQLLLVWATLIAIKDRRFSNQLLNWYQIDAKLPKIVWLLVDWLLIGSQLFSGWAIAGVLIAIGLAYYQRRQLTTIQQTTLFDWLAAVSAEDSRMGRIYRLYNLFTDVPGLNSQVKRRRYLDWLLPVAKRSGNPYLYLYTRGFIRGTEFSGLYVRLVVLGGIILCFSHLWWLSLALGLLLIYLVGFQLLPFYTQYEQIIFTHLYPIAKQARVKAFQQLLLGLLLCQAILFSVILLVTMGLDLQVGLSVLALFALVGVFVQFYLPQRLVK from the coding sequence ATGCGACAGTTATGGCAAAAACGTGTTCGGCAACATATTCAAGAACAAGTTAAATATCTCAAACTGGTTTTTAACGACCATTTCGTCTTAGCTTTAATTTTCCTATTGGGCGCATTAGGCTATACGTATGCTAATGCCGTCAAAGGTTTGGATCCTAAAGCGTGGTGGCTGAAATTGCTATTGAGTCTCGTCTTATTAGCGGCAGTTAGCTTTGGGCGCTTTGCAACATTACTTAAAGAAGCGGATAGTGTTTTCTTATTACCTAAGGAAAGTGATTTACCTGTTTATTTAAAAGCGGCGCGGGGTTACAGTGCCTGGCTGCCGGTGATTTTTACCGGGCTAGTAACGGGGCTAATTGCACCAACCCTGCTGATTACTAAATCCGTACCGAGCTGGCAATTACTCCTAGTGTGGGCCACATTAATCGCGATTAAAGATCGCCGCTTTTCAAATCAATTATTGAATTGGTACCAGATAGATGCCAAGTTACCTAAGATTGTTTGGTTACTAGTTGATTGGTTGTTAATCGGTAGTCAACTCTTTAGCGGCTGGGCAATCGCTGGGGTTTTAATCGCAATCGGCTTGGCTTATTATCAACGACGTCAATTGACAACTATTCAACAGACAACATTGTTTGATTGGTTGGCAGCGGTCAGCGCAGAAGATTCTAGAATGGGGCGCATTTATCGCTTATACAACCTCTTTACAGATGTACCGGGGTTAAATAGTCAGGTCAAACGGCGCCGTTACTTAGATTGGCTATTGCCAGTTGCTAAGCGTAGTGGTAATCCATATTTGTATCTCTACACACGTGGTTTTATTCGCGGGACTGAGTTTAGCGGATTGTACGTTCGCCTAGTGGTTTTAGGAGGCATCATTCTATGCTTCAGCCATCTGTGGTGGTTGAGCTTAGCGTTAGGCTTGTTATTGATCTACTTAGTTGGCTTCCAGTTACTGCCGTTTTATACTCAATATGAACAAATTATTTTTACCCATCTATATCCGATTGCTAAGCAAGCTCGCGTGAAAGCTTTCCAACAACTGTTATTAGGTTTATTATTGTGCCAAGCCATCTTGTTTAGCGTGATACTGCTAGTGACGATGGGCTTGGACCTCCAAGTTGGGTTAAGTGTTCTGGCGTTATTCGCCTTAGTTGGTGTTTTTGTTCAGTTCTATTTACCACAACGATTAGTTAAATAA
- a CDS encoding HIT family protein, translated as MDDCIFCKIVRQEIPSTVVYEDDVVKAFLDITQTTPGHTLVIPKQHVANIFEYDADLAAAVFSRVPKIANAIKASNPAIKGMNICNNNGEVAYQSVFHSHIHLLPRYTAADGFSMQFADNSADYTPEKLQTIADAIKQQLEA; from the coding sequence ATGGATGATTGTATTTTTTGTAAAATTGTTCGTCAAGAAATTCCGAGCACTGTCGTCTATGAAGATGATGTTGTCAAAGCATTTCTCGATATCACCCAGACCACACCCGGTCACACCTTGGTCATTCCAAAGCAACATGTTGCCAATATTTTCGAATATGACGCCGACTTAGCTGCTGCGGTTTTCAGCCGAGTACCCAAGATTGCGAATGCAATCAAGGCCAGCAATCCCGCGATTAAAGGGATGAATATTTGTAATAATAACGGTGAGGTTGCTTACCAATCCGTTTTCCATTCTCATATCCACCTACTCCCTCGTTACACGGCAGCAGACGGCTTCTCAATGCAATTTGCTGATAACTCAGCGGATTATACACCAGAGAAGTTACAAACGATTGCTGACGCGATTAAGCAACAATTGGAGGCTTAA
- the trmB gene encoding tRNA (guanosine(46)-N7)-methyltransferase TrmB codes for MRLRNKPWAADLIAENPDMILLSPENIAGNWQSRFAKEQPIYIEVGSGKGQFITQMAQKYPDRNFIAVEIQESAIAVILQKQVELKLPNLQLLLGNGAALTTFFAENEVAGVYLNFSDPWPKTRHEKRRLTYKSFLAEYQQIMQPTGYLRFKTDNQGLFEYSLASLNAYGMVFDDISLDLHNSDLAEDNIQTEYEEKFSKRGQVIYRLEAHYK; via the coding sequence ATGCGTTTAAGAAACAAACCTTGGGCAGCGGATTTGATCGCTGAAAATCCAGATATGATCTTGTTGAGCCCAGAAAATATTGCCGGTAACTGGCAAAGTCGTTTTGCCAAGGAACAACCAATCTATATCGAAGTTGGTTCAGGTAAAGGGCAATTCATTACTCAAATGGCTCAAAAATACCCAGACCGCAACTTCATCGCGGTTGAAATTCAAGAATCAGCGATTGCCGTTATTTTGCAAAAACAAGTTGAATTAAAACTCCCTAATCTTCAATTATTGTTAGGGAACGGCGCAGCATTGACAACTTTCTTCGCCGAAAACGAAGTCGCAGGGGTTTACTTAAACTTTTCTGATCCATGGCCTAAAACGCGTCATGAAAAACGACGCTTAACTTATAAGTCATTCTTGGCTGAATACCAACAAATTATGCAACCAACAGGTTATTTACGTTTCAAGACCGATAACCAAGGCTTGTTTGAATACTCATTAGCTAGTTTAAATGCATATGGGATGGTTTTTGACGATATTTCACTTGATTTACACAACAGTGATTTAGCAGAAGACAATATCCAAACAGAATACGAAGAAAAATTCAGCAAGCGCGGTCAAGTCATTTACAGATTAGAAGCGCACTACAAATAG
- a CDS encoding YtxH domain-containing protein has product MSFSKGLLIGGLLGTTYALLTAKKTGLERQQAISHYLTDVTMQAQTVQSSAVDLQNTAGQLSNEIKTTAVDSLADISDAVQTFSFEAQPRVAQISESIKRLTDDLKAL; this is encoded by the coding sequence ATGTCATTTTCAAAAGGATTACTGATTGGTGGCCTTCTTGGCACAACCTATGCGTTACTAACCGCTAAAAAAACGGGCTTAGAACGTCAACAAGCAATCAGCCATTATTTAACCGACGTTACCATGCAAGCACAAACTGTTCAAAGTAGCGCTGTCGATTTACAAAACACGGCCGGTCAACTGTCTAACGAAATCAAAACAACAGCTGTTGATTCACTCGCTGATATCAGCGATGCTGTTCAAACTTTTTCGTTTGAAGCTCAACCCCGGGTTGCACAAATTTCAGAATCAATCAAACGCCTTACGGACGATTTAAAGGCGCTATAA
- a CDS encoding peptidylprolyl isomerase PrsA yields MKKWLLAAASLLMVVTLAGCGSNTIATLKGGKVTQDEFYKEIKETSAGKQQVQQMILQKALQEQYGSKSLTKKIDKTYNTYKKQYGSSFTSVLAQSGLTTSSFKNQITTQMLANAALKANKKVTNADLKKQWKTYEPKVEVQHILVEKKDTAETVISELKKDNSTKNFTALAKKYSTDTGTKKDGGKLPVFDSTDTSLDSTFKTAAFKLKTNEYTTTPVKTSYGYHVIRMIKNPGKGKMADHKKTLTNQVYAKWANDQTVMAKVYTKVLKKADVTIKDKDLSDILSSYGVNAKKSSAKSSSK; encoded by the coding sequence ATGAAAAAATGGCTATTAGCCGCTGCCAGTCTATTAATGGTAGTTACATTAGCAGGTTGTGGAAGCAACACTATCGCAACTCTTAAGGGTGGTAAAGTCACTCAAGACGAATTCTACAAAGAAATTAAGGAAACTTCTGCCGGCAAGCAACAAGTACAACAAATGATCTTGCAAAAAGCACTTCAAGAACAATACGGTAGCAAGAGTCTTACTAAGAAAATCGACAAGACTTACAATACTTACAAGAAACAATACGGTTCATCTTTCACTTCAGTACTTGCACAAAGTGGTTTAACAACATCTTCATTCAAAAACCAAATCACAACTCAAATGTTAGCTAACGCTGCTTTAAAAGCTAACAAAAAAGTTACAAACGCTGATTTGAAGAAACAATGGAAAACATACGAACCAAAAGTTGAAGTACAACATATCTTAGTTGAAAAGAAAGATACTGCTGAAACAGTTATTTCTGAACTTAAGAAAGACAACTCAACTAAAAACTTCACTGCTTTAGCTAAGAAGTACTCAACAGATACTGGTACTAAGAAAGACGGCGGTAAATTACCTGTCTTTGATAGCACAGATACATCATTAGATTCAACATTCAAAACAGCTGCCTTCAAGTTGAAGACAAACGAATACACAACAACACCTGTTAAGACATCATATGGTTACCACGTTATCCGCATGATCAAGAACCCTGGTAAAGGTAAGATGGCTGATCACAAGAAGACATTAACTAACCAAGTTTATGCTAAGTGGGCTAATGATCAAACAGTGATGGCTAAGGTTTACACGAAGGTTCTTAAGAAAGCCGACGTAACAATCAAGGATAAAGATTTATCAGATATCCTTTCAAGCTACGGCGTTAACGCTAAGAAATCATCAGCTAAATCATCATCAAAATAA
- a CDS encoding phosphotransferase family protein yields the protein MNFDLDTGWQVRSAGGDTGAAYLGVRASEKIFLKRNTSPFLAALSAEGITPRLIWTKRISSGDVLTAQEWLNGRTLKRDEMNSPQVAKLLARVHQSHLLKRMLQKVGGQVWQAPEMLQTYFYDLPQDLRQHPFLAQTSQYLKDTMSALQTPSLEVCHGDLSHKNWLLSDINRLYLVDWDSAMLADPAVDFGMILFQYVPRQEWQEWLENYGLEVTPELLMRVNWYGSLNLLQSIKHHYQRGRFTEMNHDILRLEEVLSEIIKKN from the coding sequence ATGAATTTCGACTTAGATACCGGTTGGCAAGTACGTTCAGCTGGTGGTGATACGGGTGCCGCTTATTTAGGCGTCCGTGCATCAGAGAAGATATTTTTAAAACGAAATACGTCGCCATTTCTAGCGGCTCTTTCTGCAGAAGGCATTACACCACGTTTAATCTGGACTAAACGGATTTCAAGCGGTGATGTGTTAACCGCACAAGAATGGCTAAATGGTCGTACGCTCAAGCGCGATGAGATGAATAGCCCGCAAGTTGCCAAGTTATTGGCGCGGGTTCATCAATCTCATCTATTAAAACGCATGTTACAAAAGGTTGGGGGGCAGGTCTGGCAAGCACCAGAGATGTTGCAGACCTACTTCTATGATTTACCGCAAGATTTGCGGCAACATCCTTTTTTAGCACAAACGAGTCAGTATTTAAAAGACACGATGTCAGCATTACAAACACCTTCTTTAGAGGTGTGTCACGGCGATTTAAGTCATAAGAATTGGTTGTTATCTGATATCAATCGTTTGTACCTAGTCGATTGGGATTCAGCAATGTTAGCTGATCCAGCTGTCGATTTCGGAATGATTTTATTTCAATATGTTCCACGTCAAGAATGGCAAGAGTGGCTTGAAAACTACGGTTTAGAGGTAACGCCTGAATTATTGATGCGCGTTAACTGGTACGGTAGTTTGAACCTACTCCAAAGCATTAAGCACCATTATCAACGTGGTCGTTTTACTGAAATGAACCATGACATATTGCGTTTAGAAGAAGTTCTTTCTGAAATAATTAAAAAAAATTAA
- a CDS encoding 3'-5' exoribonuclease YhaM family protein has protein sequence MTTKKLFDYQNDENLALFVLIKAADVRVAKNGKQFIAFTFQDQSGQISGKYWDASDEDVALFTPGKIIHLQGKRELYQSNPQIKIYKLRLATEEEPQVIEQFIQKAPVQTADMEEEISQVLFEITNPNWQRLVRHLIQKHQADFFSFPAAKTNHHAFAGGLAYHTLSMLRLAKTIAAQYPQIDAALLYSGVLLHDLGKTLELSGPVSTEYTVRGNLIGHIVLVDEEIVKACETLKIDINSEDMLVLRHVVLAHHGLMEYGSPVRPQILEAEVLHQIDEMDASITMMTQSLQHAEAGQYTERLFAMDGRHFYRPVNDQQLTKD, from the coding sequence ATGACGACTAAAAAGCTATTTGATTACCAAAATGATGAAAACTTAGCGCTATTTGTTTTAATTAAAGCAGCGGATGTCAGAGTTGCTAAAAACGGCAAGCAATTTATTGCCTTCACATTCCAAGATCAATCCGGACAAATTAGTGGTAAGTATTGGGATGCTTCTGATGAAGACGTGGCCTTATTTACACCGGGGAAGATTATTCATCTCCAAGGTAAACGGGAACTTTATCAAAGTAATCCGCAAATTAAGATTTATAAACTTCGGTTAGCGACTGAAGAGGAACCGCAGGTCATTGAACAATTTATCCAAAAAGCACCGGTACAAACGGCCGATATGGAAGAAGAAATTAGCCAAGTGCTTTTTGAAATTACCAATCCTAATTGGCAACGATTGGTGCGCCACTTGATTCAAAAGCATCAAGCGGACTTCTTCAGTTTTCCAGCGGCCAAGACTAACCACCACGCTTTTGCGGGCGGGCTAGCCTACCATACGTTATCGATGTTGCGACTAGCTAAAACAATTGCCGCCCAATACCCACAAATTGATGCGGCGTTATTGTATTCAGGGGTCTTGTTGCATGATTTAGGGAAGACGCTTGAATTATCGGGGCCGGTTTCAACGGAATACACAGTGCGCGGGAATTTAATCGGGCACATTGTGTTAGTTGATGAAGAAATCGTTAAGGCTTGTGAGACGCTAAAAATCGACATCAATAGTGAAGATATGTTAGTGCTGAGACATGTTGTCTTAGCTCATCACGGTTTAATGGAATATGGTTCACCAGTGCGACCACAAATTTTGGAAGCAGAAGTACTCCATCAAATCGATGAAATGGATGCTAGCATTACGATGATGACCCAATCCTTGCAACATGCAGAAGCGGGGCAGTATACTGAACGGCTCTTTGCAATGGATGGACGTCATTTCTACCGACCAGTTAATGATCAACAATTAACAAAGGATTAA